From a region of the Apis mellifera strain DH4 linkage group LG2, Amel_HAv3.1, whole genome shotgun sequence genome:
- the LOC408685 gene encoding inner centromere protein isoform X31, translating to MVVAMLADYGQPDLAGAASEETNQRSSSAHNRHSLTKDVKRRQSLYDEDSLDGDHPSENEGRESTGNAKDVDRAKLVRERQNEERQRKLEELRQQAFAAQRFREQREEERRRRIDELRSRDNDRRNQVEERKRLICEAERERREAILRKNQEREARIEAKKKNERSHIVFAFGSSTPRMLEPADTGGSTFWGTRRATSTTNVMMFSAAQPLTRRSSERELDGSKKRATSAGGLDRKPGEALNGLFADMRMSSSMYEVFNWNSSPDPPLTPAKHKRASLSLPPTTDIFAIDDKSDSDTRRPMIQRAASGEESDGTPGTPSSVYLRVNRRRTDLMPTIPSPRDGPPTSGRSSSAKAFTRSPGRTYSMSRLDQLAQPRKRPTELSTLTEQQSQPLSASSMSRSMSHLAASGGKSLKRSDNSRSMGTLPGAVPMPRPTRAERLRRKAREHQNQQQQGIRSGEVTPNSPSRPHSSMSQQSASSVGSSNVNLRPRTAAPRRPRPASIAGTGVSVTERHNLVSETKSPKDSKPPLPKVHSTPKKTSAPKSAEMKKPAEKLVKNAKASPRITPKVTPLQSPGAENAPLIRGSTGEIIKSEGKEDKLEDKHEEKKDQGSEKTQHEISAAEQGNDEVKKPAVIEQSNIVSKQAKDETNLNQENQSAVRSQETPKAAKKEAEAKSESNVEEQVDMSASMIAKIRITTEEEAKAAIAERRRLAREQAEREAELERQRQEEEARLEAERLRAEEEEQRRLEEETLRLANEAREAEEQRLRLAIEEAKRREEEDRRRREEEARQKQEKEEAERKAREEAERQRIEMAERVKREEEERLARRKRVEAIMLRTRGKNQSNTPTKGEGGDGDKLKEDSPNDENKTAPVNKSEDVMTASLISEATQQFISGEQRAHHTENNTTTDIVHNGTHSNGINENKIVLDNNQGNVEGELNGHHTNHGNGINSQSITLDNATVKQNNVTNNLLDLTEFDSLSNSSSGPILQLTSNLANEDTLNSNLNPAAIPFTPMANTYMPTAANANVNPFQDSFMNNKPQDNSQVPDLLS from the exons ATGTGAAGCGCCGGCAGAGTCTCTACGACGAGGACTCCCTCGATGGCGATCATCCTAGCGAGAACGAAG GACGGGAGTCGACGGGAAACGCGAAAGACGTGGACAGGGCGAAGCTCGTCCGTGAGAGACAGAACGAAGAACGGCAGCGGAAGTTGGAAGAGCTGAGACAGCAGGCGTTCGCCGCGCAACGTTTCCGGGAGCAACGGGAAGAGGAACGTCGAAGACGCATCGACGAGCTCAGATCGCGTGACAATGACAG ACGAAACCAAGTGGAGGAGAGGAAACGGTTGATATGCGAGGCGGAAAGGGAACGAAGGGAGGCGATCCTCCGGAAGAACCAAGAGAGAGAGGCGCGTATCgaggcgaagaagaagaacgagaGGTCGCACATCGTGTTCGCTTTCGGAAGCTCGACACCGAGGATGCTGGAGCCGGCCGACACCGGCGGCTCCACTTTCTGGGGTACCCGTCGAGCAACGTCCACCACCAATGTCATGATGTTCTCCGCCGCTCAACCGTTGACCAGGAGGTCTTCCGAAAGAGAGCTCGATGGAAGCAAGAAACGAGCCACGTCCGCTGGTGGGCTCGATCGGAAACCTGGCGAAG CGTTGAATGGTTTGTTTGCAGATATGAGAATGTCCTCGTCCATGTACGAGGTGTTCAATTGGAATTCTAGCCCTGATCCTCCCTTAACCCCCGCCAAACATAAGAGAGCCAGCCTCTCTCTGCCTCCTACAACTGACATCTTTGCCATCGATGATAAGTCTGATAGCGACACTAGGCGTCCGATGATTCAGCGGGCTGCCAGTG GTGAAGAAAGCGACGGAACGCCGGGAACCCCTAGCTCGGTTTATCTGCGGGTGAACAGGAGGCGCACCGATCTGATGCCAACGATACCGTCGCCACGTGACGGACCGCCGACATCCGGGCGTAGCTCGAGCGCGAAGGCCTTCACACGTTCGCCAGGTAGGACTTACTCCATGTCCAGGCTGGACCAACTGGCGCAGCCTAGGAAACGTCCGACAGAACTTAGCACATTGACGGAACAGCAAAGCCAGCCTCTGAGCGCTTCTAGCATGAGTCGCAGCATGTCACATTTAGCTGCGTCCGGGGGCAAGAGCCTGAAACGCTCAGATAACTCTCGTAGCATGGGTACATTGCCAGGCGCGGTTCCGATGCCGAGACCAACGAGGGCCGAGAGACTCCGTCGCAAAGCCCGCGAGCATCAGAACCAACAGCAACAAG GCATCCGCAGCGGGGAGGTGACACCGAACAGCCCATCACGACCGCACAGCTCCATGAGTCAGCAAAGCGCCAGCAGTGTGGGCAGCAGTAACGTCAATCTGCGTCCCCGTACAGCTGCCCCGCGTCGACCGCGACCTGCTTCTATTGCCGGTACCGGTGTTTCGGTCACAGAACGACACA ATCTAGTGAGCGAGACAAAGTCGCCGAAAGATTCGAAGCCGCCACTGCCAAAGGTCCATAGCACTCCAAAGAAAACGTCTGCACCGAAATCGGCGGAGATGAAGAAGCCGGCCGAGAAGCTGGTGAAGAACGCGAAGGCTTCGCCTCGGATAACCCCGAAAGTGACACCGTTGCAGAGTCCTGGCGCCGAGAACGCTCCATTGATCCGCGGTAGTACCGGGGAGATAATAAAAAGCGAGGGGAAGGAGGATAAATTGGAGGATAAGcacgaggagaagaaagatcAAGGCAGCGAGAAAACGCAG CACGAGATAAGCGCCGCGGAACAGGGTAACGACGAGGTGAAGAAGCCGGCCGTTATAGAGCAATCCAATATCGTGTCCAAGCAGGCGAAGGACGAGACTAATTTGAATCAGGAGAATCAATCGGCTGTGCGATCTCAAGAAACGCCGAAAGCTGCCAAGAAGGAAGCCGAGGCCAAGTCCGAGAGCAACGTGGAGGAACAGGTCGATATGTCTG catCGATGATAGCGAAGATCCGGATCACTACGGAAGAGGAAGCTAAGGCAGCTATAGCCGAACGTAGAAGATTAGCTAGAGAGCAGGCTGAACGGGAAGCCGAACTTGAACGCCAACGACAG GAGGAGGAAGCCCGTTTAGAGGCCGAGAGATTGCGCGCCGAAGAGGAGGAACAGCGGCGTTTGGAGGAGGAAACGCTTCGTTTGGCTAACGAAGCTCGAGAAGCTGAGGAACAGAGACTGAGACTGGCGATAGAGGAAGCGAAACGTCGCGAGGAAGAGGACaggagaagaagggaagaggaggcTCGTCAGAAacaggagaaagaggaggctGAACGGAAAGCAAGGGAAGAAGCGGAAAG ACAACGGATCGAAATGGCAGAACGCGttaagagagaagaggaagagagactCGCTAGACGTAAACGCGTCGAGGCAATTATGCTTAGAACCCGTGGAAAAAATCAGAGTAACACACCTACGAAG GGTGAAGGTGGTGATGgcgataaattgaaagaagacAGTCCtaacgatgaaaataaaacagcACCAGTTAATAAAAGCGAGGATGTTATGACAGCCAGTCTGATATCCGAGGCGACTCAACAATTCATTAGCGGAGAGCAGCGTGCTCATCATACGGAAAACAATACTACTACGGACATTGTGCATAACGGCACGCATAGTAATggcattaatgaaaataaaattgtattggaTAATAATCAGGGTAATGTGGAAGGAGAACTGAATGGTCATCATACAAATCATGGAAACGGTATCAACAGTCAATCAATTACACTGGATAATGCCACTGT CAAACAAAACAACGTGACCAACAACCTGTTAGACCTAACGGAATTCGACTCTCTCAGTAATAGCAGTAGTGGTCCAATACTCCAACTGACATCCAATTTGGCCAATGAAGACACCCTCAACTCGAACCTAAATCCAGCAGCTATACCTTTCACTCCAATGGCAAACACGTATATGCCTACCGCTGCTAATGCCAATGTAAATCCGTTCCAGGATTCTTTTATGAACAACAAACCACAAGATAATAGTCAAGTACCAG ATCTTTTATCATAA
- the LOC408685 gene encoding inner centromere protein isoform X25: MIVVPLLDEWRRRSAGAASEETNQRSSSAHNRHSLTKEQTMHWFAQIGGDEASPDSSDVKRRQSLYDEDSLDGDHPSENEGRESTGNAKDVDRAKLVRERQNEERQRKLEELRQQAFAAQRFREQREEERRRRIDELRSRDNDRRNQVEERKRLICEAERERREAILRKNQEREARIEAKKKNERSHIVFAFGSSTPRMLEPADTGGSTFWGTRRATSTTNVMMFSAAQPLTRRSSERELDGSKKRATSAGGLDRKPGEALNGLFADMRMSSSMYEVFNWNSSPDPPLTPAKHKRASLSLPPTTDIFAIDDKSDSDTRRPMIQRAASGEESDGTPGTPSSVYLRVNRRRTDLMPTIPSPRDGPPTSGRSSSAKAFTRSPGRTYSMSRLDQLAQPRKRPTELSTLTEQQSQPLSASSMSRSMSHLAASGGKSLKRSDNSRSMGTLPGAVPMPRPTRAERLRRKAREHQNQQQQGIRSGEVTPNSPSRPHSSMSQQSASSVGSSNVNLRPRTAAPRRPRPASIAGTGVSVTERHNLVSETKSPKDSKPPLPKVHSTPKKTSAPKSAEMKKPAEKLVKNAKASPRITPKVTPLQSPGAENAPLIRGSTGEIIKSEGKEDKLEDKHEEKKDQGSEKTQHEISAAEQGNDEVKKPAVIEQSNIVSKQAKDETNLNQENQSAVRSQETPKAAKKEAEAKSESNVEEQVDMSASMIAKIRITTEEEAKAAIAERRRLAREQAEREAELERQRQEEEARLEAERLRAEEEEQRRLEEETLRLANEAREAEEQRLRLAIEEAKRREEEDRRRREEEARQKQEKEEAERKAREEAERQRIEMAERVKREEEERLARRKRVEAIMLRTRGKNQSNTPTKGEGGDGDKLKEDSPNDENKTAPVNKSEDVMTASLISEATQQFISGEQRAHHTENNTTTDIVHNGTHSNGINENKIVLDNNQGNVEGELNGHHTNHGNGINSQSITLDNATVKQNNVTNNLLDLTEFDSLSNSSSGPILQLTSNLANEDTLNSNLNPAAIPFTPMANTYMPTAANANVNPFQDSFMNNKPQDNSQVPDLLS; the protein is encoded by the exons ATGTGAAGCGCCGGCAGAGTCTCTACGACGAGGACTCCCTCGATGGCGATCATCCTAGCGAGAACGAAG GACGGGAGTCGACGGGAAACGCGAAAGACGTGGACAGGGCGAAGCTCGTCCGTGAGAGACAGAACGAAGAACGGCAGCGGAAGTTGGAAGAGCTGAGACAGCAGGCGTTCGCCGCGCAACGTTTCCGGGAGCAACGGGAAGAGGAACGTCGAAGACGCATCGACGAGCTCAGATCGCGTGACAATGACAG ACGAAACCAAGTGGAGGAGAGGAAACGGTTGATATGCGAGGCGGAAAGGGAACGAAGGGAGGCGATCCTCCGGAAGAACCAAGAGAGAGAGGCGCGTATCgaggcgaagaagaagaacgagaGGTCGCACATCGTGTTCGCTTTCGGAAGCTCGACACCGAGGATGCTGGAGCCGGCCGACACCGGCGGCTCCACTTTCTGGGGTACCCGTCGAGCAACGTCCACCACCAATGTCATGATGTTCTCCGCCGCTCAACCGTTGACCAGGAGGTCTTCCGAAAGAGAGCTCGATGGAAGCAAGAAACGAGCCACGTCCGCTGGTGGGCTCGATCGGAAACCTGGCGAAG CGTTGAATGGTTTGTTTGCAGATATGAGAATGTCCTCGTCCATGTACGAGGTGTTCAATTGGAATTCTAGCCCTGATCCTCCCTTAACCCCCGCCAAACATAAGAGAGCCAGCCTCTCTCTGCCTCCTACAACTGACATCTTTGCCATCGATGATAAGTCTGATAGCGACACTAGGCGTCCGATGATTCAGCGGGCTGCCAGTG GTGAAGAAAGCGACGGAACGCCGGGAACCCCTAGCTCGGTTTATCTGCGGGTGAACAGGAGGCGCACCGATCTGATGCCAACGATACCGTCGCCACGTGACGGACCGCCGACATCCGGGCGTAGCTCGAGCGCGAAGGCCTTCACACGTTCGCCAGGTAGGACTTACTCCATGTCCAGGCTGGACCAACTGGCGCAGCCTAGGAAACGTCCGACAGAACTTAGCACATTGACGGAACAGCAAAGCCAGCCTCTGAGCGCTTCTAGCATGAGTCGCAGCATGTCACATTTAGCTGCGTCCGGGGGCAAGAGCCTGAAACGCTCAGATAACTCTCGTAGCATGGGTACATTGCCAGGCGCGGTTCCGATGCCGAGACCAACGAGGGCCGAGAGACTCCGTCGCAAAGCCCGCGAGCATCAGAACCAACAGCAACAAG GCATCCGCAGCGGGGAGGTGACACCGAACAGCCCATCACGACCGCACAGCTCCATGAGTCAGCAAAGCGCCAGCAGTGTGGGCAGCAGTAACGTCAATCTGCGTCCCCGTACAGCTGCCCCGCGTCGACCGCGACCTGCTTCTATTGCCGGTACCGGTGTTTCGGTCACAGAACGACACA ATCTAGTGAGCGAGACAAAGTCGCCGAAAGATTCGAAGCCGCCACTGCCAAAGGTCCATAGCACTCCAAAGAAAACGTCTGCACCGAAATCGGCGGAGATGAAGAAGCCGGCCGAGAAGCTGGTGAAGAACGCGAAGGCTTCGCCTCGGATAACCCCGAAAGTGACACCGTTGCAGAGTCCTGGCGCCGAGAACGCTCCATTGATCCGCGGTAGTACCGGGGAGATAATAAAAAGCGAGGGGAAGGAGGATAAATTGGAGGATAAGcacgaggagaagaaagatcAAGGCAGCGAGAAAACGCAG CACGAGATAAGCGCCGCGGAACAGGGTAACGACGAGGTGAAGAAGCCGGCCGTTATAGAGCAATCCAATATCGTGTCCAAGCAGGCGAAGGACGAGACTAATTTGAATCAGGAGAATCAATCGGCTGTGCGATCTCAAGAAACGCCGAAAGCTGCCAAGAAGGAAGCCGAGGCCAAGTCCGAGAGCAACGTGGAGGAACAGGTCGATATGTCTG catCGATGATAGCGAAGATCCGGATCACTACGGAAGAGGAAGCTAAGGCAGCTATAGCCGAACGTAGAAGATTAGCTAGAGAGCAGGCTGAACGGGAAGCCGAACTTGAACGCCAACGACAG GAGGAGGAAGCCCGTTTAGAGGCCGAGAGATTGCGCGCCGAAGAGGAGGAACAGCGGCGTTTGGAGGAGGAAACGCTTCGTTTGGCTAACGAAGCTCGAGAAGCTGAGGAACAGAGACTGAGACTGGCGATAGAGGAAGCGAAACGTCGCGAGGAAGAGGACaggagaagaagggaagaggaggcTCGTCAGAAacaggagaaagaggaggctGAACGGAAAGCAAGGGAAGAAGCGGAAAG ACAACGGATCGAAATGGCAGAACGCGttaagagagaagaggaagagagactCGCTAGACGTAAACGCGTCGAGGCAATTATGCTTAGAACCCGTGGAAAAAATCAGAGTAACACACCTACGAAG GGTGAAGGTGGTGATGgcgataaattgaaagaagacAGTCCtaacgatgaaaataaaacagcACCAGTTAATAAAAGCGAGGATGTTATGACAGCCAGTCTGATATCCGAGGCGACTCAACAATTCATTAGCGGAGAGCAGCGTGCTCATCATACGGAAAACAATACTACTACGGACATTGTGCATAACGGCACGCATAGTAATggcattaatgaaaataaaattgtattggaTAATAATCAGGGTAATGTGGAAGGAGAACTGAATGGTCATCATACAAATCATGGAAACGGTATCAACAGTCAATCAATTACACTGGATAATGCCACTGT CAAACAAAACAACGTGACCAACAACCTGTTAGACCTAACGGAATTCGACTCTCTCAGTAATAGCAGTAGTGGTCCAATACTCCAACTGACATCCAATTTGGCCAATGAAGACACCCTCAACTCGAACCTAAATCCAGCAGCTATACCTTTCACTCCAATGGCAAACACGTATATGCCTACCGCTGCTAATGCCAATGTAAATCCGTTCCAGGATTCTTTTATGAACAACAAACCACAAGATAATAGTCAAGTACCAG ATCTTTTATCATAA
- the LOC408685 gene encoding ensconsin isoform X34 yields the protein MADNKEEISELVEKRGEYRAERIRRITLIPINAGAASEETNQRSSSAHNRHSLTKGRESTGNAKDVDRAKLVRERQNEERQRKLEELRQQAFAAQRFREQREEERRRRIDELRSRDNDRRNQVEERKRLICEAERERREAILRKNQEREARIEAKKKNERSHIVFAFGSSTPRMLEPADTGGSTFWGTRRATSTTNVMMFSAAQPLTRRSSERELDGSKKRATSAGGLDRKPGEALNGLFADMRMSSSMYEVFNWNSSPDPPLTPAKHKRASLSLPPTTDIFAIDDKSDSDTRRPMIQRAASGEESDGTPGTPSSVYLRVNRRRTDLMPTIPSPRDGPPTSGRSSSAKAFTRSPGRTYSMSRLDQLAQPRKRPTELSTLTEQQSQPLSASSMSRSMSHLAASGGKSLKRSDNSRSMGTLPGAVPMPRPTRAERLRRKAREHQNQQQQGIRSGEVTPNSPSRPHSSMSQQSASSVGSSNVNLRPRTAAPRRPRPASIAGTGVSVTERHNLVSETKSPKDSKPPLPKVHSTPKKTSAPKSAEMKKPAEKLVKNAKASPRITPKVTPLQSPGAENAPLIRGSTGEIIKSEGKEDKLEDKHEEKKDQGSEKTQHEISAAEQGNDEVKKPAVIEQSNIVSKQAKDETNLNQENQSAVRSQETPKAAKKEAEAKSESNVEEQVDMSASMIAKIRITTEEEAKAAIAERRRLAREQAEREAELERQRQEEEARLEAERLRAEEEEQRRLEEETLRLANEAREAEEQRLRLAIEEAKRREEEDRRRREEEARQKQEKEEAERKAREEAERQRIEMAERVKREEEERLARRKRVEAIMLRTRGKNQSNTPTKGEGGDGDKLKEDSPNDENKTAPVNKSEDVMTASLISEATQQFISGEQRAHHTENNTTTDIVHNGTHSNGINENKIVLDNNQGNVEGELNGHHTNHGNGINSQSITLDNATVKQNNVTNNLLDLTEFDSLSNSSSGPILQLTSNLANEDTLNSNLNPAAIPFTPMANTYMPTAANANVNPFQDSFMNNKPQDNSQVPDLLS from the exons GACGGGAGTCGACGGGAAACGCGAAAGACGTGGACAGGGCGAAGCTCGTCCGTGAGAGACAGAACGAAGAACGGCAGCGGAAGTTGGAAGAGCTGAGACAGCAGGCGTTCGCCGCGCAACGTTTCCGGGAGCAACGGGAAGAGGAACGTCGAAGACGCATCGACGAGCTCAGATCGCGTGACAATGACAG ACGAAACCAAGTGGAGGAGAGGAAACGGTTGATATGCGAGGCGGAAAGGGAACGAAGGGAGGCGATCCTCCGGAAGAACCAAGAGAGAGAGGCGCGTATCgaggcgaagaagaagaacgagaGGTCGCACATCGTGTTCGCTTTCGGAAGCTCGACACCGAGGATGCTGGAGCCGGCCGACACCGGCGGCTCCACTTTCTGGGGTACCCGTCGAGCAACGTCCACCACCAATGTCATGATGTTCTCCGCCGCTCAACCGTTGACCAGGAGGTCTTCCGAAAGAGAGCTCGATGGAAGCAAGAAACGAGCCACGTCCGCTGGTGGGCTCGATCGGAAACCTGGCGAAG CGTTGAATGGTTTGTTTGCAGATATGAGAATGTCCTCGTCCATGTACGAGGTGTTCAATTGGAATTCTAGCCCTGATCCTCCCTTAACCCCCGCCAAACATAAGAGAGCCAGCCTCTCTCTGCCTCCTACAACTGACATCTTTGCCATCGATGATAAGTCTGATAGCGACACTAGGCGTCCGATGATTCAGCGGGCTGCCAGTG GTGAAGAAAGCGACGGAACGCCGGGAACCCCTAGCTCGGTTTATCTGCGGGTGAACAGGAGGCGCACCGATCTGATGCCAACGATACCGTCGCCACGTGACGGACCGCCGACATCCGGGCGTAGCTCGAGCGCGAAGGCCTTCACACGTTCGCCAGGTAGGACTTACTCCATGTCCAGGCTGGACCAACTGGCGCAGCCTAGGAAACGTCCGACAGAACTTAGCACATTGACGGAACAGCAAAGCCAGCCTCTGAGCGCTTCTAGCATGAGTCGCAGCATGTCACATTTAGCTGCGTCCGGGGGCAAGAGCCTGAAACGCTCAGATAACTCTCGTAGCATGGGTACATTGCCAGGCGCGGTTCCGATGCCGAGACCAACGAGGGCCGAGAGACTCCGTCGCAAAGCCCGCGAGCATCAGAACCAACAGCAACAAG GCATCCGCAGCGGGGAGGTGACACCGAACAGCCCATCACGACCGCACAGCTCCATGAGTCAGCAAAGCGCCAGCAGTGTGGGCAGCAGTAACGTCAATCTGCGTCCCCGTACAGCTGCCCCGCGTCGACCGCGACCTGCTTCTATTGCCGGTACCGGTGTTTCGGTCACAGAACGACACA ATCTAGTGAGCGAGACAAAGTCGCCGAAAGATTCGAAGCCGCCACTGCCAAAGGTCCATAGCACTCCAAAGAAAACGTCTGCACCGAAATCGGCGGAGATGAAGAAGCCGGCCGAGAAGCTGGTGAAGAACGCGAAGGCTTCGCCTCGGATAACCCCGAAAGTGACACCGTTGCAGAGTCCTGGCGCCGAGAACGCTCCATTGATCCGCGGTAGTACCGGGGAGATAATAAAAAGCGAGGGGAAGGAGGATAAATTGGAGGATAAGcacgaggagaagaaagatcAAGGCAGCGAGAAAACGCAG CACGAGATAAGCGCCGCGGAACAGGGTAACGACGAGGTGAAGAAGCCGGCCGTTATAGAGCAATCCAATATCGTGTCCAAGCAGGCGAAGGACGAGACTAATTTGAATCAGGAGAATCAATCGGCTGTGCGATCTCAAGAAACGCCGAAAGCTGCCAAGAAGGAAGCCGAGGCCAAGTCCGAGAGCAACGTGGAGGAACAGGTCGATATGTCTG catCGATGATAGCGAAGATCCGGATCACTACGGAAGAGGAAGCTAAGGCAGCTATAGCCGAACGTAGAAGATTAGCTAGAGAGCAGGCTGAACGGGAAGCCGAACTTGAACGCCAACGACAG GAGGAGGAAGCCCGTTTAGAGGCCGAGAGATTGCGCGCCGAAGAGGAGGAACAGCGGCGTTTGGAGGAGGAAACGCTTCGTTTGGCTAACGAAGCTCGAGAAGCTGAGGAACAGAGACTGAGACTGGCGATAGAGGAAGCGAAACGTCGCGAGGAAGAGGACaggagaagaagggaagaggaggcTCGTCAGAAacaggagaaagaggaggctGAACGGAAAGCAAGGGAAGAAGCGGAAAG ACAACGGATCGAAATGGCAGAACGCGttaagagagaagaggaagagagactCGCTAGACGTAAACGCGTCGAGGCAATTATGCTTAGAACCCGTGGAAAAAATCAGAGTAACACACCTACGAAG GGTGAAGGTGGTGATGgcgataaattgaaagaagacAGTCCtaacgatgaaaataaaacagcACCAGTTAATAAAAGCGAGGATGTTATGACAGCCAGTCTGATATCCGAGGCGACTCAACAATTCATTAGCGGAGAGCAGCGTGCTCATCATACGGAAAACAATACTACTACGGACATTGTGCATAACGGCACGCATAGTAATggcattaatgaaaataaaattgtattggaTAATAATCAGGGTAATGTGGAAGGAGAACTGAATGGTCATCATACAAATCATGGAAACGGTATCAACAGTCAATCAATTACACTGGATAATGCCACTGT CAAACAAAACAACGTGACCAACAACCTGTTAGACCTAACGGAATTCGACTCTCTCAGTAATAGCAGTAGTGGTCCAATACTCCAACTGACATCCAATTTGGCCAATGAAGACACCCTCAACTCGAACCTAAATCCAGCAGCTATACCTTTCACTCCAATGGCAAACACGTATATGCCTACCGCTGCTAATGCCAATGTAAATCCGTTCCAGGATTCTTTTATGAACAACAAACCACAAGATAATAGTCAAGTACCAG ATCTTTTATCATAA